The genomic region TCACGACGGGCCTCGGCGAAGGCCAGTACTACATATCGCTGGAAGGCTACAGGAGGCAGTTCGTCGAGAAGCTCGGCTTCGAGCCTTATCCGGGGACCTTAAACCTACAGCTTAAAGAGCCGTTTGCGGTGCACGATACGTCAGCCATAAAGATAGAAGGCTTCAAGGATTCAGCGAGGACGTTCGGGGGCGGCAAGTGCTACCCGGTGAAAATCGATGGAATAGAGGCCGCAATAATCCGGCCGGACCGCTCCAGCTATCCCCTGAACATGGTGGAGGTCATCGCGCCCGTCAACTTAAGGGAGAAGCTGGGGCTCAAGGACGGGGACGAGGTGGAGGTGATACTGGAATGATACAGGATGCGATCAAGGCTTTACAGGATGGGCAGCCGATACTCTTATACGATTTTGACGACCGTGAGGCCGAGACCGATATCGTGATTGGCGCCGAGTTTACGACGCCTAAAGAGGTCTATCGCCTGCGGCGGGACGCAGGAGGCCTCATCTGTACGGCCATCGATCCCGTGGCCTGCGAGAAGCTGGGCATACCGTATATGGCTGACGTGTTGAGGTATGCGGGCAACTCCGGCAACGGCTTCAAGGCCATCGAGTCCATCTACGAGAGGGCCGGCGACATCCCGTATGACTCTAAGTCGTCTTTCTCATTATGGGTGAACCACAGGAAGACTTTTACGGGCATAACGGACAATGACCGCTCTTTAACGATCACGAAGCTGGCTGAGGCCACCAGGAAGGCCATGAATGGCGGCCATGTCAACTTCGGCGCCGAGTTTCGCTCGCCCGGCCACGTGCCCCTCCTAAGGGCCGCCCCGAACCTGCTTAAAGATAGGAGGGGCCAGACTGAGCTTTCCATCGTATTGGCGAGGGCGGCTGGGATCACCCCTGCCATGGTCATGTGCGAGATGCTCGACGGCGAGACGGGCAGGGCGCTCGGCAAAAAAGATGCCATCGCCTATGGCAAGAGGAACGGCCTCGTCTACGTAGAGGGCAAAGAGGTCGTGGACTACTTTAAAAGCATTTTATAAAAATGTCTCGTACGCCGTCCTCGCAGTGTAATACTTTTCATGCCTGCGCGACGGCATACCTATAATCATCACCTGGCCAGGGGGAGCGTCCTCGCCGGCGATAGTTATGGCCATAATGCTTTACTTTTTCTTATACTCGGTGTACCCGCACTTGCCGCACGATAAACGGTCTGCGTGGCTCGCCAGGAATACGCCGTCGCCGCACCTCGGGCACGACTGGCCCTTGCGCACGACCTTGCCATCTTTCACTTCATACATGCGGGACTTCAGGCTCACGCCCTTTGCTGCCTTCTTCTCAGCCATTACGACCCCTCAATTACTTCTTAGGCTCCGCCGGCTTCGCTTCGGCCTTAGGGGCTTCCGCGGCGGCCTCGCCCTCCTTCTTAGCTTCCTTCTTCTTCTCGTTCCGCTGCACGATGTGCTCGGCTTCGACGCTCTTCAGGCGCTCCACGGTCTCGTATATCTTCGCGTAGCCCCTGGTCTCGCGCTTGCCGAACTCGGACCTCATGCGCTCGATGATGACGAGCTCCGGCCTGGAGTTCAAGTAGGCGGCTATCTTCGCCTTGATCTCCTCGCGAGAGGGCGTCCCAAGGTTATGGGAAACGCTAAACTTCACCTCACGCCTCTGTAACAGCGGATTCTTCTTCTCCTCAAGTACTTTTATGTCCATTCTATCACCTTTGAGGTCATTCTTTTATCATTTGCTCCATTAAGGAGCACGTTTCACGTTTTTTATCTTCAGTCACCCTCACGGCCACCACGCCCTCGCTCGGCTGCCCGTAGAGGATGACCGAGCCAACGGGCGCGTAAACGCACGCAGGTATGACAGCCAGGTCCTCTTCCCCTTCCACATAGATGCGGACAGGCCTTTCAGAGTACATGTTATCCCTTATGGCGCCGATAAGCTCCTCGGTGACAACGCCTGCGGGGTTCTTCACCCTCACGTCCATGAACGACTCGTGGGCCGTGCCCTTCTTCACCTCTATGTCGACGGGAAGCCGCATGGTAAGGTCGTCCACGATACACATGTCAGGCACCCTTCCTGATTTTAGCAGGAAGTACGTGGTCACGTCCCCGATGGAAATGACCTTCGGGGGGCTCTTAAAGCCCTTCAAGATTCCCCTGAGGCACTCTTCGCCTTTGCAGCGGTACAGCTCTCCGAACGGCGCCTTAAGCCGCTCACGCAATGCCGGCGTCAGCCTATATGCCAACTTTACCGCACCTTCAGCGCGAACTTGCCGGGCCTCTTAATACCCATTATTTTCGCTATCTCCGACTTCAGAGGGTCTACTATGACCAGGTAACCGCTCCAGTCCTCGCTCAGCGCGCCCGACTGGCAGGATGGGCATACCTCCCCCTCGACGAGGCTGTGGCACTCCCTGCATGCCTTCAGGTTGCTGCCCTTCTTCCTGGCTCGGGATTCTCCTTTGATCTTCGCCATCTAGATAACTCCGGAAATTTTGATTTTGATTGCCTCAGGTAGTTGAGACGACATAGTAACTTCGAAGTATATATAGATATTCGAGCGCCGGTCTCAGGGCCACCAGAATATCGGCCATGGCGGGAAGGCGTAGCATTGTCTTGAGATAATTGCTATTATCCAGTATAGCTGTTGTATGAAATGCCAGCCTTCCATGTAGGGCGCGTTTGGCACTGGTGGGATGCGAGGCTCTGGAGTGGCGGAAGGCTCAGGCGTCGGGGTTGGCCGTTCAGCCGTGCGCTCCCACCGCTGAGGCATGGCCTGCTGCATCTGGACCGGCGGCTGCACGGCCACAATAGGCGGATACTGCGAAGGCCGGGGGTAATAAGGCCCCGGCAACGTCATGTTATATGGCTCCGGCGTGGGTGAAGGGACGGCTTTCCGGGCGCCTTTACCGCCTAAAGCCACAGACGTATGGTTTTTCATGCCATGGTCCCCCGTCTTATACGCAGTCAAATAGCTGGAGACAAGGAGCGCAATGGCTATGGCCACCATGGCAAGAACGGCCAATGTAAGTCCAAACTTTAAAAGGTCATGCGCCATGCTCACGCCAAATGATGGTATAGGGCGGGCAAGGATAAACGTGATGGCATATTTTAGCGGAAATAGGAATGCGCGCTAAACACGCCATTAGCCCACAAATCCAAGTAAAATAAGCAATAAATTATTAAATTGTTAATTAAAAAATTTATTTTTGGTCCTATTGATGAGCAAGAGCCATAAGTCACGGTGTAAGTCATCCAGGAAAGGTGGCGTAGAAGTATCGGAAAAAGCGATGAGAATAAGCAGCCCCACGTTCTTGCTGGCGGGCATCATGCTTCTGGGCCTTGTCATCAGGTCATTACCTGCACTGTATTGCATAGTCGGGGGAAAAGTCATATTCCTCGACCTGGATGCATATTATCACATGAGGCGGACCATATATGCTCTACACCATTTCCCGGCCGTGAACAACTTCGACTCATACGTCGATTACCCGTATGGGTTCTACATAGGCTGGCCTCCGCTATTCGACATCATCACGGCCGCTGCAGGGCTCCTGGCCGGGCTCGGCCGCCCGGATGCCCTCACCATCGAGATTGCGGCTTCTGTCATGCCAGTCCTGATGGGCGTTGCCACAATCGCCCTCACCTATTTTATTGTTAAGGATGTCATGAACGAGAAGGCAGCCCTGCTCGCCGCATTGCTCATGGCCATAATGCCTGGGGCCATTTTCCGCTCGCTGTTCACCATAGTCGACCATCATGCCCTTGAAGTGCTAGTCTCGCTTACGATGTACCTATTATTTTTACGCTCAGTATCCTCAGCTAAAAAATCGGGCCTTAGCATTTCGAGCCTAAGACCTGCACTTGTATATGCCATCGCTGCGGGCGTGGCAACGGCTTGCATGGTGTTCTCATGGGACGGGGCGCCCATTTTTATAAGCATCATCGTCGCCTATGCTATCGCCCAGTATGCCTATGATGCCCTCCACAAAGAACGCTCTGACTATCTGGCCATAGCCGGCGTCATCCTCTCCTCGATGGCTCTAATCATCGTGGCCCCAATAGTAGCCACGGGCGCCAAGAACCCGAAAATAGCCTTTAGCGCCTTTAGCCTATCGTGGTTCCATATCATTTACTTGCTATCCATCGTATTCTTTTTCATCGCCACGGGCGTCATCTCCATAGTCCTTTATAAATGTAAGGCGCGCTGGTACACGATGCCGGCCATCATCATCGCAATGGCCGCGACCGCGGCGACAGCCCTCAAGCTTGCATTGCCTGATTTCCTCACGGGCATAGAATTAGGCATAGCCTACCTGGGGGGCTCGATAAAGGTGATGAGCACCATAGCCGAGGCGGAGCCCCTTTTCATCGTGAGCGACCAATTATCATTGACTGTCCCCTGGTCGTTTTTCTCTATAGCCGGCCCCATCGCCGTTCTCGGGCTGATCGCATATCTCTTTTCGCTAAAGGATAAAAAGCTTAAAAACGCAGAGCTTTTCCTCCTCGTGTGGACCATCATCATGATCATCCTGGGATTAATGCAAAAACGATTCATGAACCTGCTCGCGGTGAACGTGGCGATTTTCGCGGGGTTCGCCATCTATGGGGCTTTAGAGCTGGCAGGCCTTGAGCAATACTTCTCCAATTTGAAAAAAATCTCCGCGTCCAGGTCCGGCTCTATGCCCGCCACGCTTCTCGGCGCGTGCGCGGCCATTGTGCTCCTCCTGATACCCGTATTGCTTAGCAGTGTGGCGATGGCAGGCTCGCCACCGATATATGCCCTGGACTGGAATGAGGCGTGTCAGTGGGTTAATTATAATACGCCTAAGACTTCTTATGCTTATTCTGCGGACATTGGCACTCATCCTGAGTATGGCGTAATGTGCTGGTGGGACTACGGCAATTATATCTTATACAGGGCTGAGCGCCCGGCCGTGGCCAACAACTTCCAGACGGGGGTCGAGGACGCTGCCCGCTTCTTCGTGGCCCAGGATGAGGAGACGGCGAACGCGATAATGGATAAGCGGAACGCGAGGTACGTCATGGTCGATTATCGCATGGGCTCCCCGGCTTCGGGAGTGCACAGCGGGATATTCGAAAACATGGCTTACCTGGCCGGCGAAGATCCGATGAGCTACCATGACAATACGGCTACAAATAAGGCCATGCCTGATATAAAATATTATAATACAGTATATTATAAATTATTCAACCTGGATGGCTGCGGCGGGAGCGTCAACGGCCACTTTATCGACTCGCTTAAACACTATCGCCTGCTATACATCACCGCCGGGGTGGACCCGGTGATGGTATTCGAGTACGTGAAGGGGGCCACGATAACGGGCAGGGCGGCCCCAGGCTCGACGGTTGAGCTCAGGCTAAAGCTCGCCTCACCTTATGGCCAGAGAACGTATTATAGCCAGACGATGGCCGGGCCGGACGGGCAATACGCCTTCGTCGTGCCCTACCCGACTTCATCCTCTTCATTCATAAAGACTGGCGCAGCATATACCATCACATCCGGCTCCACGTCATCGGAGGCCGAGGTGCCGGAGAGCGCCATAAAGGATGGACACGTGATACAGGCCCAATAGGCGCTTTTAATTAACTAGCCCAAGGTAGCCTTTGCTTTTGGTCCGCAGGCGTGCTTAGCGATAAGAATTTAATTACGAAGTTGAATCTATTATGGGTTTTCATTATGGGCTCTAAACGGAAGGCGCCTAACCGTGAGGCGCGAAAGGCGGATGCCGGAAGGCCCCTTGAAATTGGCGGAGGCATGGCCAAGTCGCCGCGCGCACCCATCAGGGTGGACAGCAATGTGATACTGCTTTTATCCATCTTTGTAGTGGCGCTCGCGCTGAGGCTGCTTCCCATCGCCTTCTGCCTATCGAATGAAGGCATCATGTTCTCAGAGTTTGACCCGTACTACCATATGCGAAGGATAGTCTATGCAGTAGACCATTTCCCGCTCCTCAACTCGTTCGACTCTTACGTGAACTACCCCTACGGGTATGGGATAAGCTGGCCTCCACTGTTTGACCTCATCGCCGCCTCGCTATCGCTCATCGTCGGCCTGGGAAGCCCCGGAAGGGGCACCATTGAGGCGGTATCTGCAGCCGTCCCGGTCCTGCTCGGCCTGCTCTCAATCGGGCTTCTCTATTACATTGTAAAGGACGCTATCGGCAGGGAAGCGGCGCTCGTCGCTGCGTTTTTCATGGCGGTGCTGCCCGCCTCCATCTTCAGGACCGCTTTCGCTTACACCGACCACCATGCCCTCGAGGTATGCGTGTCCCTCGCGATGTACCTCTGCTTCATGAGGGCCGCTGCCTCTGCAAGGAAGGAAAAGCTAAGCTTCAAGAGCCTTAAAAAGCGGCCTCTGGTATATGCCGCCCTGGCGGGCATTGGCATGGCCGGCATGGTATTCTCGTGGGATGGCGCGCCCATCTTTATAGGCGTCATCGTGGCCTACTCGTTCATCCAGTATGCGTATGACGCCTTCAGAGGCGAGGATACAGAACATTTAACCGTCACAGGCTTCATCGCATCGCTCATCGCCGTGACCATCGTTACGCCATTCATCATGGCCTGCCCTGCCGGGCGGGGTTTCGTGGTTTCCGCACTATACCTCTCATGGTTCCATATCCTTTATCTCGCAGCAATCGCCATGTTCTTCATAGCCATGTGGGGCCTGTTTAGGCTATGCTCGAACGTGAAGGCCCCGTGGTTCACGGCGCCGCTCGCAGCGCTCATAGGAATTGCCGTGCTCGTGGCATCGGCGAGATTCGCCCTCCCCCAGATGTTCAACGCACTCGAGGCGGGCATACAGTTCCTCATGGGCAGCGGCAACGTCCTGGTGACCATTGTGGAGGTGGAGCCGCTATTCAGCAATAACGGCCAGTTCTCCTTTGACGTGCCATGGGCTTACTTTTCTACCGGGGGCCTGCTGGCGATACTGGGATTTGCAGCCTTCCTCTTCACGAGGAACTGGAAGAGCCTCAAGGAATCTGAGGTTTTCCTGCTCGTGTGGACCGTCATGGTACTCCTGCTTGGATTATTGCAGAAGCGCTTCGTCTACGTTCTTGCGGTGAACGTGGCATTGTTCGCGGGCTTCGCCATGTATGAGGCGCTGAAGCTCGCGGGCTTTTATGAACATTTGCCAGAGAGCCGCGGAAAGAAAGCCTCCCGCCAGAGGGGCGCCTCAATAACTCCCCCCATGGTGGCGGTGGCCATCGTATCGGCCATCCTGCTCATCCCCATATTAATGAGCGCCATATCCATCGCCGGCAGTATGGAGCCATATGCGCGGAACTGGAATGAGGCGTGCCGGTGGGTTGATGAAAATACGCCTAAGACCTCTTATGCTTATTCCGCGGACAATGGCACCCATCCCGAGTATGGCATAATGTGCTGGTGGGACTACGGCAATTATATCTTATACGAGGCCGAGCGCCCGGCCGTGGCCAACAACTTCCAGACCGGCGTCGAGGATGCGGCACACTTCTTCATAGCCCAGGATGAGGCGTCCGCAAACGCCATAATGGAGAAGCGAAACGCAAAGTATGTCATGGTGGACTATCGCATGGGCTCGCCATGGGCAGGGGTGAGTAACGGCATATTCGAGAACATGCCATACCTGGCGGGCGAGGATTCGAATAGCTATCATATGAGCTATCTCATGCCCGTCCCGTACGGCAGCGAGCGGAAGCTCGATGGCAGCGCAAAGTA from Methanocella conradii HZ254 harbors:
- a CDS encoding DUF120 domain-containing protein, giving the protein MICILNLRDYMDVDILKKLALMGAMKGRVSLSSAKLGSTIGMSSQTAARRLIRLEKQGYITRVLTTEGQDVRITDKGISKLKAEYLDYKKIFEEGQRQRLKGRVTTGLGEGQYYISLEGYRRQFVEKLGFEPYPGTLNLQLKEPFAVHDTSAIKIEGFKDSARTFGGGKCYPVKIDGIEAAIIRPDRSSYPLNMVEVIAPVNLREKLGLKDGDEVEVILE
- the ribB gene encoding 3,4-dihydroxy-2-butanone-4-phosphate synthase, which codes for MIQDAIKALQDGQPILLYDFDDREAETDIVIGAEFTTPKEVYRLRRDAGGLICTAIDPVACEKLGIPYMADVLRYAGNSGNGFKAIESIYERAGDIPYDSKSSFSLWVNHRKTFTGITDNDRSLTITKLAEATRKAMNGGHVNFGAEFRSPGHVPLLRAAPNLLKDRRGQTELSIVLARAAGITPAMVMCEMLDGETGRALGKKDAIAYGKRNGLVYVEGKEVVDYFKSIL
- a CDS encoding 30S ribosomal protein S27ae → MAEKKAAKGVSLKSRMYEVKDGKVVRKGQSCPRCGDGVFLASHADRLSCGKCGYTEYKKK
- a CDS encoding 30S ribosomal protein S24e, with the protein product MDIKVLEEKKNPLLQRREVKFSVSHNLGTPSREEIKAKIAAYLNSRPELVIIERMRSEFGKRETRGYAKIYETVERLKSVEAEHIVQRNEKKKEAKKEGEAAAEAPKAEAKPAEPKK
- a CDS encoding GTP-dependent dephospho-CoA kinase family protein; translated protein: MAYRLTPALRERLKAPFGELYRCKGEECLRGILKGFKSPPKVISIGDVTTYFLLKSGRVPDMCIVDDLTMRLPVDIEVKKGTAHESFMDVRVKNPAGVVTEELIGAIRDNMYSERPVRIYVEGEEDLAVIPACVYAPVGSVILYGQPSEGVVAVRVTEDKKRETCSLMEQMIKE
- the spt4 gene encoding transcription elongation factor subunit Spt4 — translated: MAKIKGESRARKKGSNLKACRECHSLVEGEVCPSCQSGALSEDWSGYLVIVDPLKSEIAKIMGIKRPGKFALKVR
- a CDS encoding oligosaccharyl transferase, archaeosortase A system-associated encodes the protein MSKSHKSRCKSSRKGGVEVSEKAMRISSPTFLLAGIMLLGLVIRSLPALYCIVGGKVIFLDLDAYYHMRRTIYALHHFPAVNNFDSYVDYPYGFYIGWPPLFDIITAAAGLLAGLGRPDALTIEIAASVMPVLMGVATIALTYFIVKDVMNEKAALLAALLMAIMPGAIFRSLFTIVDHHALEVLVSLTMYLLFLRSVSSAKKSGLSISSLRPALVYAIAAGVATACMVFSWDGAPIFISIIVAYAIAQYAYDALHKERSDYLAIAGVILSSMALIIVAPIVATGAKNPKIAFSAFSLSWFHIIYLLSIVFFFIATGVISIVLYKCKARWYTMPAIIIAMAATAATALKLALPDFLTGIELGIAYLGGSIKVMSTIAEAEPLFIVSDQLSLTVPWSFFSIAGPIAVLGLIAYLFSLKDKKLKNAELFLLVWTIIMIILGLMQKRFMNLLAVNVAIFAGFAIYGALELAGLEQYFSNLKKISASRSGSMPATLLGACAAIVLLLIPVLLSSVAMAGSPPIYALDWNEACQWVNYNTPKTSYAYSADIGTHPEYGVMCWWDYGNYILYRAERPAVANNFQTGVEDAARFFVAQDEETANAIMDKRNARYVMVDYRMGSPASGVHSGIFENMAYLAGEDPMSYHDNTATNKAMPDIKYYNTVYYKLFNLDGCGGSVNGHFIDSLKHYRLLYITAGVDPVMVFEYVKGATITGRAAPGSTVELRLKLASPYGQRTYYSQTMAGPDGQYAFVVPYPTSSSSFIKTGAAYTITSGSTSSEAEVPESAIKDGHVIQAQ
- a CDS encoding oligosaccharyl transferase, archaeosortase A system-associated; the protein is MGSKRKAPNREARKADAGRPLEIGGGMAKSPRAPIRVDSNVILLLSIFVVALALRLLPIAFCLSNEGIMFSEFDPYYHMRRIVYAVDHFPLLNSFDSYVNYPYGYGISWPPLFDLIAASLSLIVGLGSPGRGTIEAVSAAVPVLLGLLSIGLLYYIVKDAIGREAALVAAFFMAVLPASIFRTAFAYTDHHALEVCVSLAMYLCFMRAAASARKEKLSFKSLKKRPLVYAALAGIGMAGMVFSWDGAPIFIGVIVAYSFIQYAYDAFRGEDTEHLTVTGFIASLIAVTIVTPFIMACPAGRGFVVSALYLSWFHILYLAAIAMFFIAMWGLFRLCSNVKAPWFTAPLAALIGIAVLVASARFALPQMFNALEAGIQFLMGSGNVLVTIVEVEPLFSNNGQFSFDVPWAYFSTGGLLAILGFAAFLFTRNWKSLKESEVFLLVWTVMVLLLGLLQKRFVYVLAVNVALFAGFAMYEALKLAGFYEHLPESRGKKASRQRGASITPPMVAVAIVSAILLIPILMSAISIAGSMEPYARNWNEACRWVDENTPKTSYAYSADNGTHPEYGIMCWWDYGNYILYEAERPAVANNFQTGVEDAAHFFIAQDEASANAIMEKRNAKYVMVDYRMGSPWAGVSNGIFENMPYLAGEDSNSYHMSYLMPVPYGSERKLDGSAKYYGSMYSRLFNGDGLGGRDGLGYPTNGLEHYRLIYMTQGKDPVKVFEYVKGATINGKAAPGSKLELWLNVTAPDGDHAYYSTTTAGIDGAYSFTVPYPTSSTVGIVKTGDAYTIKSGSSSIQVQVSASAVDNGETVVAGGMQ